From Enterococcus mundtii, the proteins below share one genomic window:
- a CDS encoding alpha/beta fold hydrolase: MKREKKFAKMADGTDIYYEKSGHGFPLLLLHGNDGSGDFFSEQVPVLEQYFTIYLIDSRGHGQSTNQAGTLNFRLMADDLLTVMLLEQISQANILGFSDGANLALVFSSNYPDRVNRLILNSGNTRLNGVLWSSRLLSAFHYFFVWLRALFQPHLRQHLLVIDLLLHDIGLTTEHLEKINCPTLIIVGKKDVIKLKHSLYLAKTIPNASFVLVTGQGHQLARQNPERFNQEVLDFLTK; the protein is encoded by the coding sequence GTGAAAAGAGAAAAGAAATTTGCAAAAATGGCAGATGGTACTGACATCTATTATGAAAAAAGTGGACATGGATTTCCCCTCTTGCTACTTCATGGAAATGACGGGAGCGGTGATTTCTTTTCAGAACAAGTGCCCGTTTTAGAACAATACTTTACGATTTATCTCATCGATAGTCGCGGGCATGGACAATCGACAAATCAAGCAGGAACATTGAATTTTCGTTTGATGGCAGATGATTTATTGACAGTCATGCTGCTGGAACAAATCTCACAAGCGAATATCTTGGGATTTAGTGATGGAGCCAATCTTGCCTTAGTTTTTTCAAGCAATTATCCAGATAGGGTCAATCGCTTGATTTTAAATTCGGGTAATACACGGTTGAATGGGGTTCTCTGGTCCTCACGACTACTCAGTGCTTTTCACTATTTCTTTGTTTGGTTGCGCGCACTGTTCCAGCCACATTTACGTCAGCATTTATTGGTCATCGATTTATTGCTTCATGATATTGGCCTCACGACAGAACATTTAGAAAAAATCAATTGCCCAACACTGATCATCGTCGGTAAAAAAGATGTCATCAAACTGAAACATTCGCTTTATTTAGCGAAAACGATCCCTAATGCTTCATTTGTTCTCGTCACAGGACAAGGACACCAATTAGCTCGCCAAAACCCAGAACGCTTCAATCAAGAAGTTTTAGACTTCTTGACAAAATAA
- a CDS encoding lysozyme family protein, producing MKKKRKSISRMIVGLFVFTILATILFLFGRTYQSIKRVENYQPEISSALEKYQMQEHENLVKAIILTESRGNGVDLMQSSESAYGQMGAITTQEGSIDQGVKYLSEMIAEAKALGCDLATAIQAYNFGKDYIAYVNERGGKNTVRLAEEYSRDVLSPLLGNDNKKTYRYWRIQSLLYNGGYLYHNGGNMFYADVVKMNQQFLEWYENIF from the coding sequence ATGAAGAAAAAAAGAAAATCAATCTCCCGTATGATCGTAGGTCTATTTGTCTTCACGATTCTGGCAACGATTCTTTTTCTATTCGGTAGAACATATCAATCGATCAAGCGTGTAGAAAATTATCAGCCAGAGATTTCGTCAGCATTAGAAAAGTATCAAATGCAAGAACATGAGAATCTAGTGAAGGCAATCATACTTACTGAATCAAGAGGAAATGGTGTCGATTTGATGCAAAGTTCGGAAAGTGCCTATGGACAGATGGGGGCGATCACGACACAAGAAGGAAGTATTGACCAAGGAGTCAAATACCTCTCAGAGATGATAGCTGAGGCGAAAGCATTAGGTTGCGATCTGGCGACAGCGATCCAAGCGTACAATTTTGGCAAAGACTATATTGCTTACGTCAACGAAAGAGGCGGGAAGAACACGGTCCGTTTAGCCGAAGAGTATTCTAGGGATGTGTTGAGTCCGCTTTTAGGCAATGACAACAAAAAAACCTATCGCTATTGGCGAATCCAGTCATTATTGTATAATGGTGGGTATTTATACCATAATGGTGGTAATATGTTTTATGCAGATGTAGTGAAGATGAACCAACAGTTTCTTGAATGGTATGAAAATATTTTTTAA
- the rpoD gene encoding RNA polymerase sigma factor RpoD, whose protein sequence is MANGTDVKKYEAAVAAFIKENKPKGQVIYDDLSNKLATPFTLNADEMDKLIQKVEDAGISVVDENGEPSIHSLKSAEKKAEQAKTEDLSAPTGVKINDPVRMYLKEIGRVSLLTAEEEVALALKIEEGDQEAKQRLAEANLRLVVSIAKRYVGRGMQFLDLIQEGNMGLMKAVEKFDYRKGFKFSTYATWWIRQAITRAIADQARTIRIPVHMVETINKLIRIQRQLLQDLGREPTPEEIGAEMDLPTEKVREILKIAQEPVSLETPIGEEDDSHLGDFIEDQEATSPAEHAAYELLKEQLEDVLDTLTDREENVLRLRFGLDDGRTRTLEEVGKVFGVTRERIRQIEAKALRKLRHPSRSKQLKDFLE, encoded by the coding sequence ATGGCAAATGGAACAGATGTTAAAAAATATGAAGCAGCAGTGGCAGCGTTCATTAAAGAAAATAAACCAAAAGGGCAAGTGATTTATGATGATCTATCAAATAAACTTGCGACACCATTCACTTTAAATGCAGATGAGATGGATAAGTTGATCCAAAAAGTAGAGGACGCAGGTATCAGCGTCGTTGACGAGAATGGTGAACCATCGATCCACAGTCTGAAAAGTGCTGAGAAAAAAGCAGAACAAGCTAAAACAGAAGATCTTTCTGCACCAACAGGCGTCAAAATCAATGATCCTGTTCGGATGTACCTCAAAGAAATTGGCCGCGTCTCCCTTTTAACTGCAGAAGAAGAAGTAGCATTAGCATTGAAGATCGAAGAAGGTGACCAAGAAGCGAAACAACGCTTGGCTGAAGCCAACCTTCGTTTAGTTGTAAGTATTGCCAAAAGATATGTGGGTCGTGGGATGCAATTTTTAGATTTGATCCAAGAAGGAAATATGGGATTGATGAAAGCTGTTGAAAAATTTGACTACCGTAAAGGGTTCAAATTTTCTACCTACGCAACTTGGTGGATCCGTCAAGCGATCACACGTGCAATTGCTGACCAAGCCCGCACGATTCGTATTCCAGTGCATATGGTAGAAACCATCAATAAATTGATCCGTATTCAACGTCAATTACTACAAGACTTAGGAAGAGAACCAACGCCTGAAGAAATCGGTGCTGAAATGGATCTTCCTACAGAAAAAGTACGCGAAATCTTAAAAATCGCTCAAGAACCTGTCTCATTAGAAACACCAATCGGTGAAGAAGATGATTCGCATTTAGGTGATTTTATCGAGGACCAAGAAGCAACTAGTCCTGCGGAACATGCAGCGTATGAATTACTGAAAGAGCAATTAGAAGATGTCTTAGATACTTTGACAGATCGTGAAGAAAACGTCTTACGTTTGCGTTTTGGCTTAGATGATGGCCGTACACGTACGTTGGAAGAAGTAGGTAAAGTCTTCGGCGTGACTCGTGAACGTATTCGACAAATCGAAGCAAAAGCATTAAGAAAACTTCGCCACCCATCACGCTCAAAACAATTGAAAGATTTCTTGGAATAA
- a CDS encoding cation-translocating P-type ATPase, which produces MEMKELKGLTENEVRQRRASGQQNDYQEDATKSTKQIFSDNILTLFNFLNLGIGLCLLLVGAYSNMAYLAIIFVNITMGIYQEIHARNLVRRLSIVSQAEVTVIRDGKEQMIATKELVLGDLVKIGAGEQIPSDLQVISGRAEANEALLTGESDLIVKESGAELLSGSYLTSGSVFATVVRVGADNYAVRLTNEAKTHKEIHSELVESIRKVSKFTSFVIIPLGIILFLEALFIRNASIQLSVVASAAALLGMLPKGLVLLISIALTTGVTKLAKKRILVQDMYSIETLAHVDTLCLDKTGTITEGKMSIQRVEPLNKTYEKMIPTIMGTYLAESSDNNVTMRALREYFEISNRYDVGEKLAFSSDRKWGAMEFPELGVVYVGAPERLVADDQLPESLVEAQANGFRVLMLGLAPNQTLSSGDPQGVEPIALFEIDDPIRKNAQETLAYLHEEGVDLKVISGDNPFTVSNIARRAGLPNYQSYVDLSDLTEEAEVRKAAHQYTVFGRVSPQQKKLLVNELKASGGTVAMTGDGVNDVLALREADCSIAMAEGDGATRQIANLVLLDSDFTTLPEVLFEGRRVVNNVTKVSGIFFIKTIYSFILSILCAVTAIGFPFIPIQITLIDLAIEGYPSFFLSFENDKRKVDYRYLPTALVNALPNALLVAFNTVAIYLIGHNQGWTSGETTTLMYYLLIGISCLAVIKACLPFNPLRIFLAVTTVVGIYVAAMLFHHILEVNLGLGNTWPYFVGFMVLNVLLRLGYWKLGIQNKLLNKVNANKTPHTQMEENVI; this is translated from the coding sequence ATGGAAATGAAAGAATTAAAGGGACTTACAGAAAATGAAGTGAGACAAAGACGTGCCTCTGGTCAACAGAATGATTACCAAGAGGATGCTACAAAAAGTACGAAACAAATTTTTAGCGATAATATTTTAACATTATTCAATTTTTTGAACTTAGGAATAGGACTCTGCTTATTACTAGTTGGTGCTTATTCAAATATGGCTTACTTAGCAATTATTTTTGTAAATATCACCATGGGGATCTATCAGGAAATCCATGCGCGTAATCTTGTGCGCCGATTATCAATCGTCTCCCAGGCGGAAGTAACCGTCATTCGTGATGGGAAAGAACAGATGATCGCAACGAAAGAACTAGTTTTAGGCGATCTTGTCAAAATCGGTGCGGGTGAACAGATTCCTTCAGACTTGCAAGTGATCAGTGGTCGGGCAGAGGCAAATGAAGCTTTACTGACCGGTGAATCTGATTTGATCGTCAAAGAGTCAGGAGCAGAATTGCTTTCTGGTAGTTACCTGACTAGTGGCTCTGTCTTTGCTACAGTTGTCCGTGTTGGGGCAGATAATTATGCTGTCCGCTTGACCAACGAAGCAAAAACACACAAGGAAATTCATTCGGAACTTGTGGAATCGATCCGCAAAGTATCTAAGTTTACAAGTTTTGTGATCATTCCTTTAGGGATCATCTTATTCTTGGAAGCTTTGTTCATTCGAAATGCGTCGATCCAACTATCAGTCGTTGCTTCTGCGGCGGCCTTACTGGGAATGTTACCAAAAGGATTAGTGTTATTGATCAGTATCGCATTGACGACTGGTGTAACGAAACTAGCGAAGAAACGAATCTTAGTCCAAGATATGTATTCTATCGAAACACTGGCACATGTAGATACATTATGTCTTGATAAAACAGGGACGATCACCGAAGGAAAAATGAGCATCCAACGAGTCGAACCCTTAAATAAAACCTATGAAAAAATGATTCCAACCATTATGGGAACATATTTAGCTGAAAGTAGCGATAACAATGTCACGATGCGTGCGTTGAGAGAGTATTTCGAGATTTCTAATCGTTACGATGTCGGAGAAAAATTAGCCTTTTCATCTGACCGCAAATGGGGCGCAATGGAATTTCCTGAACTAGGTGTAGTCTATGTCGGGGCTCCGGAACGGTTAGTGGCAGACGATCAGTTGCCGGAAAGTTTAGTGGAAGCCCAGGCCAACGGGTTTCGTGTATTGATGTTAGGTCTTGCTCCCAATCAAACGTTGTCTTCAGGCGATCCTCAAGGGGTTGAACCGATTGCTTTGTTTGAAATCGATGATCCTATCCGTAAAAACGCGCAAGAAACCTTAGCTTATCTACACGAAGAAGGGGTAGACTTGAAAGTGATTTCTGGAGACAATCCTTTTACGGTGTCCAATATTGCGCGACGTGCTGGTTTGCCCAACTATCAATCGTATGTTGATCTATCTGATTTGACAGAAGAAGCAGAAGTCAGAAAAGCGGCGCATCAATATACAGTTTTTGGGCGAGTGAGTCCGCAACAAAAGAAACTCTTAGTCAACGAACTGAAAGCAAGTGGAGGAACAGTTGCAATGACTGGAGATGGCGTAAACGATGTATTGGCTTTACGTGAAGCCGATTGTAGTATTGCGATGGCAGAAGGAGACGGAGCGACACGACAAATTGCTAATCTTGTCTTGTTAGATTCTGATTTTACGACATTGCCCGAGGTATTGTTTGAGGGACGCCGAGTCGTGAATAACGTAACGAAAGTTTCAGGTATTTTCTTTATTAAAACAATCTATTCATTTATCTTATCGATTTTATGTGCAGTGACGGCTATCGGATTCCCATTTATCCCGATCCAGATCACGTTGATCGATCTTGCTATCGAAGGGTATCCCTCTTTCTTCTTATCATTTGAGAATGATAAACGAAAAGTCGATTATCGCTATCTGCCTACTGCGCTAGTCAATGCATTACCTAATGCATTGCTTGTTGCTTTCAATACTGTGGCGATCTACCTGATCGGTCACAACCAAGGTTGGACATCTGGTGAAACAACGACATTGATGTATTATTTATTGATTGGGATCAGCTGTCTGGCAGTGATCAAAGCCTGCTTGCCATTCAATCCATTACGGATTTTCTTAGCAGTTACCACAGTGGTCGGTATTTATGTTGCTGCGATGCTTTTCCATCATATATTAGAAGTCAATCTTGGGTTAGGAAATACTTGGCCATATTTTGTTGGCTTTATGGTTTTGAATGTATTATTACGTTTAGGATATTGGAAATTAGGCATACAAAACAAATTATTGAATAAAGTAAATGCAAATAAAACTCCTCATACTCAAATGGAAGAAAATGTCATATAA
- the mprF gene encoding bifunctional lysylphosphatidylglycerol flippase/synthetase MprF gives MFKPIIQWFKSHLRLIKTIFLISVLVIIIRELMTISTLLSADQLAQTFSTIPLWKIGVMFLIGLISILPMIGYDLIFNKLLNQKQKPLYLFETSWMINTINNIAGFGGFVSIGLRSELYGQRKDSKQVMQALSKVFLFLMAGLSLYSLVSFFMVFFTPVAPFLKQYWIWLIAGGLYFPIVFIFTTIKKEGYVGGLSIKSQGQLLLVSLLEWTGVLGTFLAVGYLMEIPIDLWQTIPLFIAASVIGIISMIPGEIGSFDVMMIFGLSALGIPKETVVIWILLYRIFYYFIPFFIGLVFFFKNVGVSIDQRYSGIPKQLATQIARKILVILMYFSGIMLVLSATIPQAFTEFRWLHHINPIKMHFIMQFPSILLGFLFVIMGRGIAARVKRVYWPTIFLILVSLIYVGLNDLSTTGIIFLLLLLGIVIASRNELFRDQFIYSWEWLTIDGLIIGALTVLYIVIGVYNMPTFPHRNHRFISFFLFPSEKIWLSGFLAILAVAFIMILFVHYLQGKKAQVGQELDEAVATTILETYGGNSDSQLIFLKDKRMFTYEKDGEATVLLQFASYNNKCVVMGDPSGKKEDFPEAIEAFIAETDRLCYLPVFYETSEELVMILHEFGYDFIKMGEEGHVSLADFTTSGKKMKGTRAILNRIEREGFTFEVLQPPFSSRQMAELKTISDRWLGSRKEKGFSLGFFSEDYLQRAPIAVVKNDQGELVAFASIMPTYTNDKIGTIDLMRYDPDTAPSGSMDYLFIHLFEYMKEENIQWFNLGMAPLSNVGTSRKSFIQERIAYLVYEFGSHFYSFQGLREYKDKYATNWRSRYTLYSRDSWIAYVMITLLIIDNAPVDQKTKPLNGLKKWFRK, from the coding sequence TTGTTCAAGCCAATCATTCAGTGGTTCAAAAGCCACTTGAGACTTATCAAAACGATTTTTTTGATTTCTGTATTAGTGATTATTATTCGTGAATTGATGACAATCAGTACTTTGTTATCTGCGGACCAACTAGCTCAAACATTTTCCACGATCCCACTCTGGAAAATTGGTGTCATGTTTTTGATTGGGTTGATTTCTATTCTACCCATGATTGGATATGATTTGATTTTCAACAAGTTACTAAATCAAAAGCAAAAGCCATTATATTTATTTGAAACAAGTTGGATGATCAATACTATTAATAACATTGCTGGATTTGGTGGCTTTGTCAGTATCGGTTTACGATCCGAACTCTACGGTCAAAGAAAAGATAGCAAACAAGTCATGCAAGCTTTATCTAAAGTATTTTTATTTTTGATGGCGGGTTTATCTCTGTATAGTTTAGTCTCGTTTTTTATGGTCTTCTTTACTCCTGTCGCTCCGTTTCTTAAACAGTATTGGATTTGGTTGATTGCCGGTGGTTTGTATTTCCCCATCGTTTTTATTTTTACCACGATCAAAAAAGAAGGCTATGTTGGTGGTCTTTCAATTAAATCCCAAGGGCAATTGTTACTCGTTTCCTTATTGGAATGGACGGGTGTCTTAGGAACCTTTCTTGCAGTCGGCTATTTGATGGAGATCCCCATCGATCTATGGCAAACAATCCCTCTATTTATCGCTGCTTCAGTTATCGGGATCATCTCAATGATCCCAGGAGAAATCGGTAGTTTTGATGTGATGATGATCTTTGGTTTATCAGCTCTAGGTATCCCTAAAGAAACCGTTGTGATCTGGATCTTGCTTTATCGGATCTTCTATTACTTTATTCCATTTTTCATTGGATTAGTTTTCTTCTTTAAAAATGTCGGTGTATCGATCGACCAACGATACTCTGGTATTCCAAAGCAATTAGCGACCCAGATTGCTCGGAAGATCCTGGTGATCTTAATGTATTTTTCTGGCATCATGTTGGTTCTTTCAGCAACGATCCCGCAAGCATTTACTGAGTTTCGTTGGTTGCATCATATCAATCCTATAAAGATGCATTTTATTATGCAATTTCCAAGCATATTGTTAGGCTTCTTGTTTGTTATTATGGGACGAGGCATCGCAGCCAGAGTCAAGCGTGTCTACTGGCCAACCATTTTTTTGATCCTTGTTTCATTAATTTATGTTGGGCTGAATGATCTAAGCACTACTGGCATTATTTTCTTACTATTGCTATTAGGTATCGTGATCGCTTCACGTAATGAATTGTTCAGAGATCAATTTATCTACTCGTGGGAATGGTTGACGATCGATGGGTTGATCATAGGTGCATTGACCGTTTTATATATCGTGATCGGTGTTTATAATATGCCCACTTTCCCACATCGTAATCATCGGTTTATTTCATTTTTTCTATTTCCATCAGAAAAAATTTGGTTGTCTGGTTTTCTAGCAATTTTAGCAGTAGCCTTTATCATGATTTTATTTGTCCACTATCTCCAAGGTAAAAAAGCACAAGTTGGACAAGAGTTAGATGAAGCGGTCGCCACCACGATTTTAGAAACTTACGGCGGTAATTCAGATAGTCAACTGATATTTTTGAAAGATAAACGGATGTTTACCTATGAAAAAGACGGGGAAGCAACCGTCTTGTTACAATTTGCTAGTTATAACAATAAGTGTGTGGTGATGGGCGATCCCTCAGGCAAAAAAGAAGATTTTCCAGAAGCGATCGAAGCCTTTATCGCAGAAACAGATCGCTTATGCTACTTGCCAGTCTTTTATGAAACGAGCGAAGAACTGGTTATGATCCTTCATGAATTTGGCTATGATTTTATCAAAATGGGCGAAGAAGGCCATGTTTCGTTAGCCGACTTCACGACTTCTGGGAAAAAAATGAAAGGCACACGTGCGATACTGAATCGCATCGAACGAGAAGGATTCACGTTTGAGGTACTTCAGCCCCCATTTTCATCCCGACAAATGGCTGAGCTTAAAACCATTTCTGATCGTTGGCTAGGCAGTCGCAAAGAAAAAGGCTTCTCATTAGGTTTCTTCTCAGAAGACTATTTACAGCGAGCACCGATTGCAGTCGTCAAAAACGATCAAGGTGAGTTGGTCGCTTTCGCTTCGATCATGCCGACTTATACGAATGATAAGATCGGAACGATTGATTTGATGCGCTATGATCCAGATACTGCCCCTTCCGGTAGCATGGACTATTTATTCATCCATCTTTTTGAATATATGAAGGAGGAAAATATCCAATGGTTCAATTTGGGTATGGCTCCTTTGTCTAATGTGGGGACCTCAAGAAAAAGTTTTATCCAAGAACGGATTGCGTACTTGGTTTATGAATTTGGGTCACATTTTTATTCATTCCAAGGGTTAAGAGAATACAAAGATAAATATGCCACCAACTGGAGATCTCGCTATACACTTTATTCAAGAGATAGTTGGATCGCTTATGTAATGATCACGTTATTGATCATTGACAATGCGCCCGTTGATCAAAAAACAAAACCTTTGAATGGCTTAAAAAAATGGTTCCGTAAATAA
- a CDS encoding DUF368 domain-containing protein: MEKRENTTKDWGLRFFKGMFIGSGFILPGVSGGALAAVFGMYERLISFLAHITRNFKENVLFFLPVGLGGVTGVFLLSFLVSFLLGAYETTILWFFVGCIAGTVPALWKESGKKGRNNTDLIIMVVTFILGYLFLLYGARLFDGQVEQNVYTWMMAGGLIGLGMIVPGLSPSNFLVYMGLYKAMADGFKEVRLEVIIPIAIGGIVCVLGLSKVMDFIFSKAYSKLFHFILGIVFASTIMIIPTNYSGLGILGILACPVLFIAGAALGWWMSRLEEQYK; this comes from the coding sequence ATGGAGAAAAGAGAGAATACAACGAAAGATTGGGGATTAAGATTTTTCAAAGGAATGTTTATCGGCTCAGGATTTATCTTGCCGGGAGTGAGCGGAGGAGCTTTAGCAGCAGTATTTGGAATGTATGAGCGGCTGATTTCTTTCTTAGCACATATCACTAGAAACTTTAAAGAAAACGTCTTATTCTTTTTACCAGTCGGCTTAGGTGGTGTCACTGGCGTATTCTTGCTGTCTTTTTTAGTCAGTTTTTTACTAGGGGCCTATGAAACAACGATTTTGTGGTTCTTTGTGGGATGTATTGCTGGAACGGTGCCCGCTTTATGGAAAGAGTCAGGGAAAAAAGGCCGAAACAATACAGATCTCATTATTATGGTTGTGACATTTATTTTAGGTTATCTTTTCTTGTTATATGGTGCCCGTTTATTTGATGGGCAAGTAGAACAAAATGTCTATACCTGGATGATGGCAGGCGGTTTGATTGGTCTCGGAATGATCGTTCCTGGATTAAGTCCGTCGAATTTTTTAGTTTACATGGGACTGTATAAAGCGATGGCTGATGGATTTAAAGAAGTGCGTTTAGAAGTGATCATTCCTATTGCAATCGGCGGAATCGTGTGTGTACTAGGTCTTTCCAAAGTAATGGATTTTATTTTCTCAAAAGCTTATAGCAAATTATTCCATTTTATTCTAGGCATTGTTTTTGCATCCACGATCATGATCATTCCTACAAATTATAGTGGACTTGGCATTTTAGGTATCTTGGCATGTCCAGTGTTATTCATTGCTGGTGCTGCACTAGGCTGGTGGATGAGCCGATTAGAAGAGCAGTATAAGTAG
- the dnaG gene encoding DNA primase — translation MAQRIPQETIETIRNQTNIVEVIGQYVQLKKSGKNYLGLCPFHEERTPSFSVAEDKQIFHCFGCGKGGNVFTFLQELEGLSFPEAVVKVADLEQIQLEDQWRQQTSTAQTGDSATGKLIAAHEKAVEVYHHMLLHTKVGEPALNYLLERGLTTELIEEFKIGFSPNERSFLQQVFQNEDYSEEVFQQSGLFVTHDDGRMSDRFYQRIMFPLRNGQGRTIGFSGRYLAGEHDTKDQPKYLNSPETDLFNKRQVLFNLDKARSEIRKSGEILLFEGFMDVIAAWQAGVKTGLASMGTSLTTQQIQQMEKLTKELVFCYDGDRAGVEATNRGIELLRQNSRMQLSVVAIPEKLDPDEYLRKYGEDAFQELVLHGRETIFAFKSRYLKQEKNLENEKDKIEYLEAVLSELSKVVSPIEQDMYLTQLSAEFQLSRETMQKQIRDLRRKNQPTKQEQAQPTTEQVSVKSGTIRQKRPLSQVEKAEQMLLYRAFKELAVRNLLKEQGVQFIHDTYAEIYFLFDAFVSQNGEFKLAEFLDFLQDENLRRIVVEIEYMRMAEESTPREIQDLLRVISKSGLAEEIITKKQMQQEARRTGNKQLELELTIEIINLTKQLKQAE, via the coding sequence ATGGCTCAAAGGATCCCTCAAGAGACCATTGAGACGATTCGTAATCAAACGAATATCGTTGAGGTGATTGGGCAATACGTCCAGTTGAAAAAATCTGGGAAGAATTATTTAGGTCTCTGCCCTTTCCATGAAGAACGTACTCCTTCATTTTCGGTGGCGGAAGATAAGCAGATTTTCCATTGCTTTGGTTGTGGAAAAGGTGGGAATGTCTTTACGTTTCTTCAAGAATTGGAAGGTCTGTCTTTTCCAGAAGCAGTAGTCAAGGTCGCTGATTTAGAACAGATCCAACTCGAAGATCAGTGGCGACAACAAACGTCAACTGCTCAAACCGGAGATTCAGCTACTGGTAAATTGATTGCGGCTCATGAAAAAGCAGTAGAAGTTTATCATCACATGTTGTTGCACACAAAAGTAGGTGAGCCAGCGTTAAATTATTTACTCGAACGCGGTCTGACCACCGAGTTGATCGAAGAATTCAAGATCGGTTTTTCGCCAAATGAACGCTCATTTTTACAACAAGTATTCCAAAATGAAGACTATTCTGAGGAAGTATTCCAGCAGTCCGGCTTGTTTGTGACCCATGATGATGGACGGATGTCGGATCGTTTTTATCAACGGATCATGTTTCCTCTTCGTAATGGTCAAGGTCGGACGATCGGGTTTTCTGGTCGTTACTTGGCTGGTGAACACGATACAAAAGATCAACCAAAATATTTGAACAGTCCTGAAACGGATCTGTTCAACAAAAGACAAGTCTTATTCAACTTAGACAAAGCACGTAGTGAGATCCGCAAGTCGGGTGAAATCTTACTATTCGAAGGGTTTATGGATGTTATCGCTGCATGGCAAGCGGGTGTCAAGACTGGTTTAGCCTCCATGGGAACAAGTCTCACGACTCAACAGATTCAGCAGATGGAAAAACTGACAAAAGAATTAGTGTTTTGTTATGATGGTGACCGTGCGGGAGTAGAAGCTACGAACCGAGGCATCGAGCTATTGCGTCAAAATAGTCGAATGCAATTATCTGTCGTAGCGATCCCAGAAAAACTCGATCCAGATGAGTACTTGAGAAAGTATGGGGAAGATGCTTTTCAAGAATTAGTTTTACACGGACGAGAAACCATTTTTGCTTTTAAATCGCGTTATTTGAAGCAAGAAAAAAATCTGGAAAATGAAAAAGATAAAATTGAATATCTTGAAGCGGTACTAAGTGAATTGAGTAAAGTTGTTTCGCCAATCGAACAAGACATGTATTTAACGCAGTTATCAGCAGAATTTCAGCTGAGTCGAGAAACGATGCAAAAACAAATACGTGATCTGCGCCGAAAGAATCAACCAACCAAGCAAGAACAAGCTCAACCAACGACAGAGCAGGTGTCCGTAAAATCTGGAACGATCAGACAAAAACGTCCACTATCTCAGGTTGAAAAAGCAGAACAAATGCTATTGTATCGCGCGTTCAAAGAACTTGCTGTGCGTAATCTACTCAAGGAACAAGGGGTTCAATTTATTCATGATACTTATGCAGAAATCTATTTTTTATTTGATGCGTTTGTATCTCAAAATGGAGAATTCAAACTTGCGGAGTTTTTAGACTTCTTGCAAGATGAAAATTTAAGGCGGATAGTGGTCGAGATCGAATACATGCGAATGGCGGAAGAAAGTACGCCGCGTGAGATCCAAGACTTACTGAGAGTGATCAGTAAATCGGGCTTAGCTGAAGAAATCATAACAAAAAAACAGATGCAGCAAGAAGCACGACGTACCGGGAACAAACAGTTAGAATTGGAATTGACGATTGAGATCATTAATTTAACGAAACAGTTAAAACAAGCCGAATAG